The following are encoded together in the Serratia odorifera genome:
- the btuC gene encoding vitamin B12 ABC transporter permease BtuC — MPTSQTFTVLLQNQRQRDKRQLLLLSIGVTLAFVISLSAGDVWLWPTQWLSESAQLFVWQLRLPRALAVLLVGASLAVAGAVMQALFENPLAEPGLLGVANGAGVALVLTVLLGNGLLPVAMMSLSAIFGALLMTFLLLSFARRRRLTNARLLLVGVALGIVCSALMTWAVYFSSSLDLRQLMYWMMGGFGGVDWRQKWLVFALLPVLLWLCGQGKALNFMALGELQARQLGLSLHLWRNILVMAIGWLVGVSVALAGVIGFVGLVIPHILRLSGLTDQRYLLPGCALAGAGVLLAADVVARIALLSAELPIGVVTATLGAPLFIWLLTRVKSVR, encoded by the coding sequence ATGCCGACCAGCCAGACTTTTACCGTATTGCTGCAAAATCAGCGTCAGCGTGACAAACGTCAGCTATTGTTGCTGAGTATCGGCGTGACATTGGCGTTTGTGATTAGCCTCAGCGCCGGCGACGTTTGGTTATGGCCAACCCAGTGGCTCAGCGAGTCCGCACAGCTTTTTGTCTGGCAACTGCGCTTGCCGCGTGCGCTGGCCGTGTTGCTGGTCGGCGCCAGCCTGGCGGTGGCCGGTGCGGTGATGCAGGCGCTATTTGAAAACCCGCTGGCGGAGCCGGGGTTGCTGGGGGTCGCCAACGGTGCTGGCGTAGCGCTGGTGTTGACGGTGTTGCTGGGTAACGGCCTGTTGCCTGTTGCCATGATGAGCCTCAGCGCGATTTTCGGCGCATTGCTGATGACCTTTCTGTTACTGAGCTTCGCCCGTCGGCGTCGCTTGACCAACGCACGTTTGCTGTTGGTCGGGGTGGCGCTGGGCATCGTATGCAGTGCACTGATGACCTGGGCGGTCTATTTCAGTTCCAGTCTCGATCTGCGCCAATTGATGTATTGGATGATGGGCGGGTTTGGCGGCGTTGACTGGCGACAAAAATGGTTGGTATTCGCGTTATTGCCGGTGTTGCTGTGGTTATGCGGGCAGGGCAAGGCGCTTAATTTTATGGCGTTGGGTGAACTGCAGGCGCGTCAGCTCGGTCTTTCACTGCACCTGTGGCGTAATATTCTGGTGATGGCCATCGGCTGGTTGGTCGGCGTCAGCGTGGCGCTGGCCGGCGTGATCGGTTTTGTCGGGCTGGTGATCCCGCATATATTGCGCCTCAGTGGCCTGACAGACCAGCGCTACCTGCTGCCAGGGTGTGCGCTGGCCGGCGCCGGCGTGTTGCTGGCGGCGGACGTAGTGGCACGTATCGCCTTGCTGTCTGCGGAGCTGCCGATTGGCGTGGTCACCGCCACGCTCGGGGCGCCGTTATTTATCTGGTTACTGACCCGCGTAAAGAGCGTAAGGTAA
- a CDS encoding glutathione peroxidase, whose product MTQSIYQIPVDTIEHQSTTLEKYHGSVLLVVNVASECGLTKQYQGLESLYETYHSQGFEVLGFPCNQFLGQEPGSNEQIQAFCRGTFGVKFPMFSKIEVNGEQRHPLYRALIAAVPEAVAPAGSEFMARRISKDQGPKQRGDILWNFEKFLIGRDGNVIQRFAPDMEPEDPIITDAINMALAK is encoded by the coding sequence ATGACGCAATCCATTTATCAGATCCCAGTCGATACCATTGAGCACCAATCGACCACGCTGGAAAAATATCACGGCAGCGTACTGCTGGTGGTTAACGTGGCGTCGGAATGTGGGCTGACCAAACAGTACCAAGGGCTGGAAAGCCTGTATGAAACCTATCACTCGCAGGGGTTTGAAGTGCTCGGTTTCCCATGTAATCAGTTCCTGGGGCAAGAGCCGGGCAGTAATGAACAGATTCAGGCTTTTTGTCGCGGCACCTTCGGTGTGAAATTCCCGATGTTCAGCAAAATCGAGGTCAACGGCGAGCAGCGTCATCCACTGTACCGGGCGCTGATTGCCGCCGTTCCGGAAGCGGTTGCACCGGCAGGCAGCGAGTTTATGGCGCGTCGCATCAGTAAAGATCAGGGACCAAAACAGCGTGGTGATATCCTCTGGAACTTCGAGAAGTTCCTGATTGGCCGTGACGGTAACGTTATCCAGCGCTTTGCACCAGACATGGAACCGGAAGATCCGATCATTACGGATGCGATTAACATGGCGTTGGCAAAGTAA
- the arnC gene encoding undecaprenyl-phosphate 4-deoxy-4-formamido-L-arabinose transferase: MSRVELIKKVSVVIPVFNEQESLPALLARTDAACKQLSQPYEIILVDDGSNDDSAELLTAAAEQPGSCVIAVLLNRNYGQHSAIMAGFNQVSGDLVITLDADLQNPPEEIPRLVSVAEQGYDVVGTVRANRRDSWFRKSASRVINMMIQRATGKSMGDYGCMLRAYRRHIVEAMLHCHERSTFIPILANTFARRTTEIQVTHAEREFGDSKYSLMKLINLMYDLITCLTTTPLRLLSVVGSVVALSGFLLAVILIVMRLLLGPEWAAGGVFTLFAVLFTFIGAQFVGMGLLGEYIGRIYNDVRARPRYFVQKVVGKQHDHNTQEEE; encoded by the coding sequence GTGTCGCGCGTTGAACTGATTAAAAAAGTGTCCGTGGTCATCCCGGTATTCAATGAGCAGGAAAGCCTGCCGGCATTGCTGGCACGGACTGACGCCGCCTGTAAACAGCTGTCGCAGCCTTATGAAATCATTCTGGTGGACGATGGCAGCAACGATGACTCGGCTGAACTGCTGACCGCCGCAGCCGAACAGCCAGGCAGTTGCGTGATTGCCGTATTGCTGAACCGTAACTATGGCCAGCATTCGGCCATCATGGCCGGTTTTAATCAGGTTAGCGGCGATCTGGTGATTACCCTCGACGCCGATTTGCAAAATCCGCCAGAAGAAATTCCGCGGCTGGTGAGCGTCGCCGAGCAAGGGTATGACGTGGTTGGCACGGTTCGCGCCAACCGTCGCGACTCCTGGTTCCGCAAAAGCGCCTCGCGGGTAATCAACATGATGATCCAGCGTGCTACCGGTAAATCGATGGGTGATTACGGCTGCATGTTGCGCGCTTACCGTCGTCACATTGTTGAAGCGATGCTGCATTGTCATGAGCGCAGCACCTTTATTCCCATTTTGGCCAATACCTTTGCACGCCGCACCACCGAGATTCAGGTGACTCACGCCGAGCGTGAATTCGGCGACTCCAAATACAGCCTGATGAAGCTGATCAACCTGATGTATGACCTGATCACCTGTCTGACCACCACGCCGTTACGTTTGCTCAGCGTGGTGGGCAGCGTGGTGGCGCTGTCAGGTTTTTTACTGGCGGTGATATTGATCGTCATGCGTTTGCTGTTGGGGCCTGAATGGGCGGCGGGCGGGGTGTTTACCCTGTTTGCGGTGTTGTTCACCTTTATTGGCGCACAGTTTGTCGGCATGGGGTTATTGGGGGAGTACATCGGTCGTATCTACAACGACGTGCGTGCTCGTCCGCGTTACTTTGTTCAAAAAGTGGTCGGTAAACAGCATGACCACAACACTCAGGAAGAAGAATGA
- a CDS encoding DUF2502 domain-containing protein, with protein MKKRLLLVCLPLLLPLAAQAEVSIDINVPGASVHLGDRDHRGYYWDGYDWRPPQWWHAHQGRGFGERNARGYYWDGGRWQHSPPRGYGPGGNGGHHDGGQRHDDHHDRPQHDDHDRGPGNNHDRHEHARGEGNGNDRGARHDDRPYSQHGNGAHG; from the coding sequence ATGAAAAAGAGGCTGTTGCTGGTATGTTTACCGCTGTTGCTGCCGTTGGCGGCGCAGGCGGAGGTTTCTATCGATATCAATGTACCTGGCGCATCCGTGCATCTTGGCGATCGGGATCATCGCGGGTACTACTGGGATGGCTACGACTGGCGTCCGCCACAATGGTGGCATGCCCACCAGGGACGGGGCTTTGGCGAACGCAATGCCCGCGGTTATTATTGGGATGGCGGTCGTTGGCAGCATTCACCGCCGCGCGGTTATGGCCCAGGCGGTAATGGCGGGCATCACGACGGTGGCCAACGCCATGATGACCACCACGATCGTCCGCAGCATGATGACCATGACAGAGGGCCGGGCAATAATCACGACCGCCATGAGCACGCACGGGGAGAGGGCAATGGCAACGATCGTGGCGCTCGACACGATGACCGGCCTTATTCGCAGCATGGCAACGGCGCGCATGGCTGA
- the arnB gene encoding UDP-4-amino-4-deoxy-L-arabinose aminotransferase — translation MEQFLPFSRPAIGELEIAAVEKVLRSGWITTGPQNQRLEQDFCHTFGCRHAVAVCSATAGMHLVLMALGVGAGDEVITPSQTWVSTLNMIELLGATPVMIDVDRETLMVSAADVEAAITPRTKAIVPVHYAGAPLPLDALRAVAQRHNLPLVEDAAHAVGARYHHQWVGAQGTAIFSFHAIKNLTCAEGGLIATDDDALAERLRSLKFHGLGVDAFDRQRQGRKPQAEVVEPGYKYNLSDIHAAIAVVQLQRLPQLNARRSELAQRYLAALQDSPFQPLGQPNYPHHHAWHLFMVRVDAERCGIDRDTLMERLQAQGIGSGLHFRAAHTQKFYRERYPQLSLPNTEWNSARLCTLPLFPDMTDADVDRVVNSLFSIVEFSRVAR, via the coding sequence ATGGAACAATTCCTGCCTTTTTCACGCCCGGCAATAGGTGAGCTAGAAATTGCGGCGGTCGAAAAAGTATTGCGTTCAGGCTGGATCACCACCGGCCCACAGAACCAACGGCTGGAGCAGGATTTCTGCCACACCTTCGGTTGTCGGCATGCCGTTGCCGTGTGTTCCGCTACCGCCGGTATGCATCTTGTACTGATGGCACTCGGCGTGGGCGCGGGTGATGAAGTGATCACCCCGTCGCAGACCTGGGTGTCCACCCTCAACATGATTGAACTGCTTGGCGCAACGCCGGTAATGATCGATGTCGATCGCGAAACGCTGATGGTCAGCGCCGCCGACGTCGAAGCGGCGATTACCCCCAGAACCAAAGCGATCGTGCCGGTCCATTATGCCGGCGCGCCGTTGCCGCTGGACGCACTGCGCGCCGTGGCGCAACGCCATAATCTGCCGCTGGTAGAAGATGCGGCGCATGCGGTTGGCGCCCGCTACCACCATCAATGGGTCGGCGCTCAGGGCACGGCAATCTTCTCTTTCCATGCGATCAAAAACCTTACCTGTGCCGAAGGCGGTCTGATCGCCACCGATGATGACGCGCTGGCTGAACGCCTGCGCAGCCTGAAGTTTCATGGGCTGGGCGTCGATGCCTTCGATCGGCAACGTCAGGGGCGCAAGCCGCAGGCGGAAGTGGTGGAACCCGGTTACAAGTACAACCTCTCGGACATTCACGCAGCCATTGCGGTGGTGCAATTGCAGCGTCTGCCGCAGTTGAACGCGCGGCGTAGCGAACTGGCGCAGCGCTATCTGGCCGCGCTACAGGATTCGCCATTCCAGCCGCTTGGCCAGCCAAACTATCCGCATCATCACGCCTGGCACCTGTTTATGGTGCGCGTTGATGCCGAACGCTGCGGTATCGATCGTGACACTCTGATGGAACGCCTGCAGGCGCAAGGCATCGGCAGTGGTCTGCATTTCCGTGCCGCGCACACGCAGAAGTTCTACCGCGAACGCTACCCGCAACTGTCGCTGCCCAATACCGAATGGAACTCTGCCCGCCTGTGTACGCTGCCGCTGTTCCCCGATATGACCGACGCAGATGTCGATCGCGTGGTCAATAGCCTGTTTTCTATTGTGGAGTTTTCCCGTGTCGCGCGTTGA
- the btuD gene encoding vitamin B12 ABC transporter ATP-binding protein BtuD translates to MLQLDQVGVTGRLAPFSAHIDAGLQVHLIGPNGAGKSTLLARLAGMLPGEGEIKLAGRALAAYPGEQLAQRRAYLSQQQPPVALMPVFQYLALHQPAGVDERPLESTIYYLCQRLKLTDKLSRMLTQLSGGEWQRVRLASVLLQVWPTINPHGRLLLLDEPTNSLDVAQKVALDRLLREFCQTGRCALVCAHDLNHTLQQADRVWLLHAGQVVAQGATRDVMQPDNLSKIYDVDFHLHAVGDQRWIMTRTA, encoded by the coding sequence ATGCTGCAGCTCGACCAGGTTGGGGTCACGGGGCGTCTGGCGCCGTTTTCGGCACATATTGATGCTGGGCTGCAGGTGCATCTTATCGGCCCGAATGGTGCAGGTAAAAGTACGCTGTTGGCACGTCTGGCGGGTATGCTGCCCGGGGAAGGTGAGATAAAGCTGGCTGGCCGCGCGCTGGCCGCATATCCGGGCGAGCAACTGGCGCAGCGACGCGCCTACCTTAGCCAGCAACAGCCGCCGGTGGCGCTGATGCCGGTGTTTCAATACCTGGCGCTGCATCAGCCAGCGGGCGTTGACGAACGGCCGCTGGAAAGCACCATTTATTATCTGTGCCAGCGCCTGAAACTGACGGACAAGCTGTCGCGTATGCTGACCCAGCTCTCCGGCGGCGAATGGCAGCGTGTGCGCCTGGCATCGGTATTGCTGCAGGTATGGCCGACCATCAACCCGCACGGTCGGTTATTATTGCTGGACGAGCCGACCAATAGCCTGGACGTGGCGCAGAAAGTGGCGCTGGATCGCCTGCTGCGCGAGTTTTGCCAAACGGGCCGCTGTGCGCTGGTATGCGCGCACGATCTTAACCACACGTTGCAGCAGGCCGATCGGGTATGGTTGCTGCATGCCGGTCAGGTGGTCGCGCAGGGAGCGACCCGCGATGTGATGCAACCTGATAACCTGTCGAAAATCTATGATGTCGATTTTCATTTGCACGCGGTGGGCGACCAGCGCTGGATCATGACCCGTACCGCGTAA